A genomic segment from Oryctolagus cuniculus chromosome 14, mOryCun1.1, whole genome shotgun sequence encodes:
- the LOC100328901 gene encoding 60S ribosomal protein L32: MASLRPLVKPKIIKKWTKKFIRHQSDRYVKIKRNWRKPRGIDNRVRRRFKGQILMPNIGYGSNKKTKHMLPSGFRKFLVHSVKELEVLLMCNKSYCAKIAHNVSSKNCKAIVERVAQLAIRVTNPNARLRSEENE; the protein is encoded by the coding sequence ATGGCCTCCCTCAGACCCCTGGTGAAGCCCAAGATCATCAAAAAGTGGACCAAGAAGTTCATCCGCCACCAGTCGGACCGCTATGTTAAGATTAAGCGTAACTGGCGGAAACCCAGAGGTATTGACAACAGGGTGCGGAGAAGATTCAAGGGCCAGATCTTGATGCCCAACATTGGCTACGGGAGCAACAAGAAGACCAAGCACATGCTGCCCAGCGGCTTCCGGAAGTTCCTGGTCCACAGCGTCAAGGAGCTGGAGGTGCTGCTGATGTGCAACAAATCCTACTGTGCAAAGATTGCTCACAACGTCTCCTCCAAGAACTGCAAAGCCATTGTGGAGAGAGTGGCCCAGCTGGCCATCAGGGTCACCAACCCCAACGCCAGGCTGCGCAGTGAAGAAAATGAGTAG